A genomic window from Quercus lobata isolate SW786 chromosome 10, ValleyOak3.0 Primary Assembly, whole genome shotgun sequence includes:
- the LOC115962537 gene encoding uncharacterized protein LOC115962537 isoform X2: MVLILLGKRRKYIAQNWIRIVLWVAYLSADWIATVSLGVLSQAEGDSKDQSFDPNYIMMSCWAPFLLLHLGGPDTITAYSLEDNELWPRRLLELVVQSVVAFYVFLRSWTGTPINALAIPMFIAGIIKFGERIWVLRSASSDVFRDSMLPRPDPGPNYAKFMDGYSSKKAEGFKISVGTFEAPTVVRRNNFLDALHEASYFFKTFKRLFADLILSFQDRENSQSFFQHAEMTCEKAFEVIEIELGFMYDLLYTKANLIHSRLGSVCRYVSLSNTLAAFVVFLMIDQSPYSTIDKGITLLLLIGAIVLEIYAVIVLLSSDWTTLWLSKHENPFVDLVSKFNLRLQSCFGLCFLLPLNKRWSNSVAQYNLMSHCIKRKSTKGSGIKDFINKMLEQHWYKNLEPVPMDLKEKIFEQLKKASSMSDIRVSKQLFACSDDDDHEKKKCFVNLAQSMEVVDFDQSILLWHIATDLCYYIDQDNDSETVKKLICMSKLLSNYLVHLLVKCPYMLPSGIGQIRFQDTCAEAMEVIEEREYISDEHKACEVLFKENTEIPPSQIKGDRSKSVLFDACILAQSLQFLERQNNWDTKQKWETISNVWVELLSCAASQCRWNYHARQLRQGGELLTHVWLLMAHLGITEHFQISQGHLRAKLLLS; this comes from the coding sequence ATGGTTCTCATCCTTCTGGGCAAGCGGAGGAAGTACATTGCCCAAAATTGGATAAGAATAGTCCTTTGGGTTGCATATTTGTCTGCAGATTGGATTGCAACAGTTTCACTTGGCGTCCTCTCCCAAGCTGAAGGTGATAGCAAGGATCAGTCATTTGATCCCAACTATATCATGATGTCATGTTGGGCACCATTTCTTCTCTTGCATCTAGGTGGTCCAGACACCATTACAGCCTATTCATTGGAAGACAATGAATTATGGCCAAGGCGCTTGCTTGAGCTAGTAGTCCAGTCTGTAGTGGCATTTTATGTGTTTCTAAGGTCTTGGACAGGCACCCCAATTAATGCTCTGGCAATTCCAATGTTCATAGCTGGAATAATTAAATTTGGGGAGAGGATATGGGTTCTACGTTCTGCAAGCAGTGATGTCTTCAGAGATTCCATGCTCCCTCGACCTGACCCAGGACCTAACTACGCAAAATTCATGGATGGCTACAGTTCCAAGAAAGCTGAGGGATTCAAGATTTCAGTAGGAACATTTGAAGCTCCTACAGTTGTTAGACGCAACAATTTTCTAGATGCATTGCATGAGGCttcttatttcttcaaaactttcaAGCGTTTATTTGCAGATCTCATCCTAAGCTTCCAGGATCGCGAAAATAGCCAGTCTTTCTTCCAACACGCAGAAATGACTTGCGAGAAAGCTTTTGAAGTGATAGAGATTGAGCTTGGGTTCATGTACGATTTACTTTATACAAAGGCTAATTTGATCCATTCTCGCCTGGGTAGTGTTTGTCGTTATGTTAGTTTATCAAATACTCTTGCTGCATTTGTAGTCTTCTTGATGATTGATCAGAGTCCTTACTCAACTATTGACAAGGGGATCACTCTTTTGTTGCTGATCGGAGCTATTGTTCTAGAAATATATGCGGTAATTGTACTACTTTCTTCAGATTGGACAACGCTTTGGCTGAGTAAGCACGAAAACCCATTTGTGGATCTCGTCTCTAAATTTAACTTGCGTTTACAATCATGTTTTGGATTATGTTTTCTGTTACCTCTGAATAAGAGATGGTCAAATTCTGTAGCGCAATACAATCTCATGAGTCACTGCATCAAACGTAAGTCAACTAAAGGGAGTGGAATAAAggatttcattaataaaatgttaGAGCAACATTGGTACAAGAATTTGGAGCCTGTCCCTAtggatttgaaagaaaagatctTTGAACAGCTCAAGAAAGCAAGCAGCATGTCAGATATCAGGGTTTCTAAGCAATTATTTGCTTGTAGTGATGATGACGATcatgagaaaaagaaatgttttGTTAATCTTGCTCAGAGCATGGAGGTAGTAGACTTTGATCAAAGCATTCTTCTCTGGCACATTGCAACAGATCTCTGCTATTATATTGATCAGGACAATGATTCGGaaactgtaaaaaaattaatatgtatGAGTAAATTGCTATCGAATTATTTGGTACACCTTCTAGTAAAGTGCCCTTACATGCTGCCCAGTGGGATTGGTCAAATCAGATTTCAGGACACTTGTGCTGAGGCTATGGAGGTTATAGAAGAAAGAGAATATATATCAGACGAACACAAAGCTTGTGAAGTGTTATTTAAAGAGAACACGGAAATTCCACCATCTCAAATAAAAGGTGACAGAAGCAAGTCGGTGCTATTTGATGCATGCATACTTGCACAATCTTTGCAATTCCTGGAGAGACAGAATAATTGGGACACTAAACAAAAGTGGGAGACCATAAGCAATGTATGGGTGGAGTTGCTATCTTGTGCTGCAAGTCAGTGTAGATGGAATTATCATGCCAGGCAGCTCAGACAAGGCGGGGAGCTACTCACTCATGTTTGGCTTCTGATGGCCCATCTGGGTATAACTGAACATTTCCAGATTTCACAAGGCCATTTGAGGGCTAAGTTGCTTCTGAGTTAG
- the LOC115962537 gene encoding uncharacterized protein LOC115962537 isoform X1: MLIAVLGTLIFKKRKLIEIFPKSIRTIWNGCELRVLVLFSLFLQMVLILLGKRRKYIAQNWIRIVLWVAYLSADWIATVSLGVLSQAEGDSKDQSFDPNYIMMSCWAPFLLLHLGGPDTITAYSLEDNELWPRRLLELVVQSVVAFYVFLRSWTGTPINALAIPMFIAGIIKFGERIWVLRSASSDVFRDSMLPRPDPGPNYAKFMDGYSSKKAEGFKISVGTFEAPTVVRRNNFLDALHEASYFFKTFKRLFADLILSFQDRENSQSFFQHAEMTCEKAFEVIEIELGFMYDLLYTKANLIHSRLGSVCRYVSLSNTLAAFVVFLMIDQSPYSTIDKGITLLLLIGAIVLEIYAVIVLLSSDWTTLWLSKHENPFVDLVSKFNLRLQSCFGLCFLLPLNKRWSNSVAQYNLMSHCIKRKSTKGSGIKDFINKMLEQHWYKNLEPVPMDLKEKIFEQLKKASSMSDIRVSKQLFACSDDDDHEKKKCFVNLAQSMEVVDFDQSILLWHIATDLCYYIDQDNDSETVKKLICMSKLLSNYLVHLLVKCPYMLPSGIGQIRFQDTCAEAMEVIEEREYISDEHKACEVLFKENTEIPPSQIKGDRSKSVLFDACILAQSLQFLERQNNWDTKQKWETISNVWVELLSCAASQCRWNYHARQLRQGGELLTHVWLLMAHLGITEHFQISQGHLRAKLLLS, encoded by the exons ATGCTAATCGCTG TTCTTGGCACTTTGATCTTCAAAAAGAGGAAGTTGATAGAGATCTTCCCTAAAAGTATTAGGACAATTTGGAATGGATGTGAGCTCCGTGTATTGGTTTTATTCAGTCTCTTCTTACAAATGGTTCTCATCCTTCTGGGCAAGCGGAGGAAGTACATTGCCCAAAATTGGATAAGAATAGTCCTTTGGGTTGCATATTTGTCTGCAGATTGGATTGCAACAGTTTCACTTGGCGTCCTCTCCCAAGCTGAAGGTGATAGCAAGGATCAGTCATTTGATCCCAACTATATCATGATGTCATGTTGGGCACCATTTCTTCTCTTGCATCTAGGTGGTCCAGACACCATTACAGCCTATTCATTGGAAGACAATGAATTATGGCCAAGGCGCTTGCTTGAGCTAGTAGTCCAGTCTGTAGTGGCATTTTATGTGTTTCTAAGGTCTTGGACAGGCACCCCAATTAATGCTCTGGCAATTCCAATGTTCATAGCTGGAATAATTAAATTTGGGGAGAGGATATGGGTTCTACGTTCTGCAAGCAGTGATGTCTTCAGAGATTCCATGCTCCCTCGACCTGACCCAGGACCTAACTACGCAAAATTCATGGATGGCTACAGTTCCAAGAAAGCTGAGGGATTCAAGATTTCAGTAGGAACATTTGAAGCTCCTACAGTTGTTAGACGCAACAATTTTCTAGATGCATTGCATGAGGCttcttatttcttcaaaactttcaAGCGTTTATTTGCAGATCTCATCCTAAGCTTCCAGGATCGCGAAAATAGCCAGTCTTTCTTCCAACACGCAGAAATGACTTGCGAGAAAGCTTTTGAAGTGATAGAGATTGAGCTTGGGTTCATGTACGATTTACTTTATACAAAGGCTAATTTGATCCATTCTCGCCTGGGTAGTGTTTGTCGTTATGTTAGTTTATCAAATACTCTTGCTGCATTTGTAGTCTTCTTGATGATTGATCAGAGTCCTTACTCAACTATTGACAAGGGGATCACTCTTTTGTTGCTGATCGGAGCTATTGTTCTAGAAATATATGCGGTAATTGTACTACTTTCTTCAGATTGGACAACGCTTTGGCTGAGTAAGCACGAAAACCCATTTGTGGATCTCGTCTCTAAATTTAACTTGCGTTTACAATCATGTTTTGGATTATGTTTTCTGTTACCTCTGAATAAGAGATGGTCAAATTCTGTAGCGCAATACAATCTCATGAGTCACTGCATCAAACGTAAGTCAACTAAAGGGAGTGGAATAAAggatttcattaataaaatgttaGAGCAACATTGGTACAAGAATTTGGAGCCTGTCCCTAtggatttgaaagaaaagatctTTGAACAGCTCAAGAAAGCAAGCAGCATGTCAGATATCAGGGTTTCTAAGCAATTATTTGCTTGTAGTGATGATGACGATcatgagaaaaagaaatgttttGTTAATCTTGCTCAGAGCATGGAGGTAGTAGACTTTGATCAAAGCATTCTTCTCTGGCACATTGCAACAGATCTCTGCTATTATATTGATCAGGACAATGATTCGGaaactgtaaaaaaattaatatgtatGAGTAAATTGCTATCGAATTATTTGGTACACCTTCTAGTAAAGTGCCCTTACATGCTGCCCAGTGGGATTGGTCAAATCAGATTTCAGGACACTTGTGCTGAGGCTATGGAGGTTATAGAAGAAAGAGAATATATATCAGACGAACACAAAGCTTGTGAAGTGTTATTTAAAGAGAACACGGAAATTCCACCATCTCAAATAAAAGGTGACAGAAGCAAGTCGGTGCTATTTGATGCATGCATACTTGCACAATCTTTGCAATTCCTGGAGAGACAGAATAATTGGGACACTAAACAAAAGTGGGAGACCATAAGCAATGTATGGGTGGAGTTGCTATCTTGTGCTGCAAGTCAGTGTAGATGGAATTATCATGCCAGGCAGCTCAGACAAGGCGGGGAGCTACTCACTCATGTTTGGCTTCTGATGGCCCATCTGGGTATAACTGAACATTTCCAGATTTCACAAGGCCATTTGAGGGCTAAGTTGCTTCTGAGTTAG